Proteins from a single region of Chryseobacterium sp. W4I1:
- a CDS encoding peptide MFS transporter, which produces MDNIEALSPKPDEFVENKNSRHPKGLWVLFGTEMWERFNFYGMRALLTLFMVNSLLIKEADAAIIYGGFLALCYLTPLLGGFIADKYIGNRNAILIGGSLMAIGQFLLFISASTFSADLGSSKMIMWLALFVIIFGNGFFKPNISSMVGSLYPKQEKSKLDSAFTIFYMGINIGAFLGQFICPYVGDVKDATTGVRDIFAFKWGFLAASIAMVVGTITFFILKNKYVVTPEGRPIGGLPKNNTSADFEEGETQTAKFSGTSLGITGLIFIVLFFAFRYLLVGEFGFKAVEMGQLIKGIIYPFIYAAGIALAFLIMSSAENKIERQRIWVIYIVSFFIIFFWAAFEQAGSSLTFIADNQTDRNIFGWNMPPSMVQIFNGIFVVLLAVPFSLTWDKLRAKGKEPVSPFKQAMGLALIALSYFIIAHNVKDLGNSGLLAIKWLMLLYFIQTCGELCLSPIGLSLVGKLAPKRFASLLYGVFFISNAAGYALAGSLGALIPATGDKFTKAQEIGVNLQDVLDKKVTLTADQAAAFEKAQLPIQNPTFAGFEIHNLFEFFMVFVVLCGIAAVILALISPILKKMMHGVK; this is translated from the coding sequence ATGGATAATATTGAAGCATTAAGTCCGAAACCGGATGAATTTGTAGAGAATAAGAATTCAAGGCATCCAAAGGGGCTGTGGGTTCTTTTCGGAACAGAAATGTGGGAGCGTTTCAACTTTTATGGGATGAGAGCCCTTCTGACGCTCTTCATGGTAAATTCCTTATTAATAAAAGAAGCTGATGCGGCAATCATTTACGGTGGATTTTTAGCTTTATGTTATTTAACTCCTCTTTTGGGAGGTTTCATTGCAGATAAATATATCGGAAATAGGAATGCCATCCTAATTGGTGGATCTTTAATGGCTATCGGCCAGTTTCTACTGTTTATCAGCGCCTCTACTTTCTCTGCCGATCTTGGCAGTTCTAAAATGATCATGTGGCTGGCTTTATTCGTTATCATTTTTGGTAATGGATTTTTTAAGCCTAATATTTCCTCAATGGTGGGTAGCCTTTATCCTAAGCAGGAGAAATCCAAACTGGACTCTGCTTTTACCATTTTCTATATGGGGATCAACATTGGAGCATTCCTTGGACAGTTTATCTGCCCTTATGTAGGAGATGTGAAAGATGCCACTACAGGAGTAAGAGATATTTTTGCTTTCAAATGGGGATTTTTAGCAGCTTCAATTGCAATGGTCGTTGGAACAATAACATTCTTTATTCTTAAAAATAAATATGTGGTAACGCCGGAAGGAAGACCTATCGGTGGATTACCAAAAAACAATACCAGTGCAGACTTTGAAGAAGGTGAAACTCAGACCGCAAAATTTTCAGGAACATCATTAGGGATTACCGGATTAATTTTTATCGTTCTATTTTTCGCTTTCAGATATTTGCTCGTAGGAGAATTCGGGTTTAAAGCGGTAGAAATGGGTCAGCTGATTAAAGGAATTATTTATCCTTTCATTTATGCAGCCGGTATTGCCTTAGCCTTCCTGATCATGAGTTCTGCGGAGAACAAGATTGAAAGACAGAGAATCTGGGTAATCTATATAGTATCCTTCTTTATTATTTTCTTCTGGGCAGCTTTCGAGCAGGCAGGATCTTCATTAACGTTTATTGCAGATAACCAGACAGACAGAAACATTTTTGGGTGGAATATGCCCCCTTCAATGGTTCAGATCTTCAACGGTATTTTCGTTGTTCTGTTAGCGGTTCCATTCAGTTTAACATGGGATAAATTGAGAGCAAAAGGAAAAGAACCGGTATCTCCTTTCAAACAGGCCATGGGATTAGCATTGATCGCTCTTTCTTACTTTATCATTGCACACAACGTAAAAGATCTTGGAAATTCAGGATTACTAGCTATCAAATGGTTAATGCTTCTTTATTTTATCCAGACTTGTGGTGAACTTTGTTTATCTCCGATTGGTTTATCATTGGTAGGTAAATTGGCTCCAAAAAGATTCGCTTCTTTATTATATGGTGTATTCTTTATTTCCAATGCTGCAGGTTATGCGTTGGCAGGTTCGTTGGGAGCTCTTATCCCGGCTACAGGTGATAAATTTACTAAAGCACAGGAAATTGGAGTAAATCTTCAGGACGTTTTAGATAAAAAAGTAACACTGACTGCTGATCAGGCGGCAGCGTTTGAGAAAGCTCAGTTACCAATACAAAATCCTACATTTGCAGGATTTGAGATCCACAACTTATTCGAATTCTTTATGGTATTCGTAGTACTTTGTGGTATCGCAGCAGTTATTCTGGCGCTAATTTCTCCAATTTTAAAGAAAATGATGCACGGTGTAAAATAA
- a CDS encoding YhcG family protein, giving the protein MMEISEDSLFQSVKEIIRQSREKVFRIANSTLLLTYWQIGKLIVEDEQQGKERAEYGKQTLKNLSKKLSLEFGKGFDESNLRNMRSFYKVFPICDAVRHELSWTHYRLLIRLDHIDKTNYYINEAIQNNWNYRDLKRQINSLAYERVLEHKKSPVENIHSVLKDPYIFEFLGLTPDQKFSEKEIETAIIDHIQKFLLEFGKGFAFVARQQHISTDTSDFYIDLVFYNYILKCFVIIDLKTGELSHQDIGQIDMYVRMYDDLKRGEGDNPTIGILLCSEKDETIVKYSVLNDKNNLFASKYLLYLPKEEELKEIIDQDRIRFELDQNNKNPN; this is encoded by the coding sequence ATGATGGAAATTTCCGAAGATTCTTTATTTCAATCCGTAAAGGAAATTATTAGGCAGTCGCGCGAAAAAGTGTTTCGGATAGCGAATTCTACTTTACTGCTCACCTACTGGCAGATTGGAAAACTGATCGTAGAAGATGAGCAGCAGGGAAAAGAACGTGCTGAATATGGAAAGCAAACCTTAAAAAATCTTTCTAAAAAACTTTCTCTGGAGTTTGGAAAGGGCTTTGATGAAAGCAACCTTCGAAATATGCGCTCTTTTTATAAGGTATTTCCAATATGTGACGCAGTGCGTCACGAATTGAGTTGGACACATTACAGATTGCTGATAAGGCTTGATCATATTGATAAAACAAACTATTACATCAATGAAGCCATTCAGAATAACTGGAATTACAGGGATCTAAAAAGACAGATCAATTCACTTGCCTACGAAAGAGTTTTAGAACACAAAAAATCTCCAGTAGAAAATATTCACAGTGTTTTAAAAGACCCTTATATTTTTGAATTCTTAGGATTAACACCGGATCAAAAATTTTCTGAAAAAGAAATTGAAACCGCCATTATCGATCATATTCAGAAGTTTCTTTTGGAATTTGGAAAAGGATTTGCTTTTGTGGCCAGGCAGCAGCATATTTCTACCGATACTTCAGACTTTTATATCGACCTTGTTTTTTACAATTATATACTTAAATGCTTTGTCATTATTGATCTTAAAACAGGCGAACTTTCCCATCAGGACATCGGACAGATTGATATGTATGTACGAATGTATGATGATCTGAAACGTGGCGAAGGCGATAATCCTACCATTGGAATTCTACTCTGTTCAGAAAAAGACGAGACCATTGTAAAATATTCCGTTCTGAACGACAAAAACAATCTGTTTGCCAGCAAATATCTGCTATACCTTCCAAAAGAAGAAGAATTAAAAGAAATCATTGATCAGGACAGAATCCGTTTCGAGCTGGATCAAAACAATAAAAACCCTAATTAA
- a CDS encoding peptide MFS transporter translates to MKTKHPKGLPFLFFTEMWERFGYYLILGIFVLYVIEPTGMKGGLGLPDKTADDIFGTYIALTYLTPFLGGFLADRVLGYIKSIYLGGILMAAGYIGMGVFKDLPLFYGSLALIIIGNGFFKPTISTLLGNLYSEEPYKANKDSGYNIFYMGINIGAFICNIIAAFMRNKFGWGEAFITAGVGMLIGMVIFTIGRKHYIHAAQMKPVQEGDTKLSEILIKVFLPAIAVGAIGWFIPGNIFGSDSTDAFIFACVPVIYFYASLYFKAKPEEKPSIGALLSVFLISMFFWAVFKQNGTALTRWANYYTDRSVPASLEKPLEDIYMVEGKSYEDKEVPVYDNQFQSQKDKDGKSIKENGKDIYFKNITPEQRAALEKNPESKVYLYNTELFQSINPFWVIALTPLVVGFWALLRRKGKEPLTPTKIVLGLFISGLSCLVMVLAVMAGDNGAVKVSPLWLVAGYGVITVGELCLSPMGLSFVSKLSPARITALMMGGFFLANSVGNKLSGILASTWYSYDNKMNYFLVNFALLIFATLLGLSMLKRLNKIMKEKGH, encoded by the coding sequence ATGAAGACTAAACATCCTAAAGGCCTGCCCTTCCTCTTTTTCACAGAAATGTGGGAGCGTTTCGGGTACTATCTGATTCTTGGAATCTTTGTGCTTTACGTCATCGAGCCTACCGGAATGAAAGGTGGTCTTGGACTTCCGGACAAAACTGCTGATGACATTTTCGGAACATATATCGCTTTGACCTATTTAACACCTTTCCTTGGAGGATTTTTGGCTGACAGGGTTTTAGGATATATCAAATCTATTTATCTGGGCGGAATCCTGATGGCCGCAGGGTATATCGGGATGGGAGTTTTCAAGGATCTTCCACTTTTTTATGGTTCATTGGCACTGATCATTATTGGAAACGGTTTTTTTAAGCCTACCATTTCTACATTGTTAGGAAACCTCTATTCTGAAGAGCCTTACAAAGCTAATAAAGACTCCGGATATAATATTTTCTATATGGGAATCAATATCGGGGCATTTATCTGTAATATTATTGCCGCTTTCATGCGTAATAAATTCGGATGGGGTGAAGCCTTCATTACTGCAGGAGTTGGGATGCTGATTGGGATGGTCATTTTTACCATCGGAAGAAAACATTACATCCACGCTGCACAGATGAAGCCTGTACAGGAAGGTGACACAAAACTTTCTGAAATTTTAATTAAAGTTTTCCTCCCTGCCATTGCCGTTGGAGCTATAGGATGGTTTATCCCGGGAAATATTTTCGGAAGCGACAGTACGGATGCCTTTATTTTCGCCTGTGTTCCTGTGATTTACTTTTATGCTTCGCTTTACTTTAAAGCAAAACCGGAAGAAAAGCCTTCTATCGGAGCCTTGCTTTCAGTATTCCTGATCAGTATGTTCTTTTGGGCAGTTTTCAAACAGAATGGTACGGCACTTACAAGATGGGCCAATTATTATACGGACAGAAGTGTTCCCGCTTCTTTGGAAAAGCCACTTGAAGATATTTATATGGTGGAAGGAAAAAGTTATGAAGACAAAGAAGTTCCGGTATATGACAATCAGTTCCAGTCTCAAAAAGATAAAGATGGAAAGAGCATTAAAGAAAACGGAAAAGATATTTATTTCAAAAATATTACGCCAGAGCAGCGTGCAGCTTTAGAGAAAAATCCTGAGTCTAAAGTTTATTTATACAATACAGAATTATTTCAGTCTATCAATCCGTTTTGGGTAATTGCCCTTACACCGTTAGTTGTAGGATTCTGGGCTTTATTAAGAAGAAAAGGAAAAGAACCGTTAACGCCTACAAAAATTGTTTTGGGATTATTTATATCCGGATTATCATGTCTTGTAATGGTTCTTGCGGTTATGGCTGGAGACAACGGTGCTGTAAAAGTATCTCCATTATGGCTGGTTGCCGGTTATGGGGTAATTACGGTCGGAGAATTATGTCTTTCACCAATGGGACTCTCCTTTGTATCTAAACTTTCACCGGCTAGAATTACAGCATTGATGATGGGAGGATTTTTCCTGGCCAACTCTGTAGGAAACAAGCTTTCAGGAATTCTGGCAAGTACCTGGTACAGCTACGATAACAAGATGAATTACTTCCTTGTCAACTTTGCATTGTTAATATTTGCAACACTTTTAGGACTTTCTATGTTAAAAAGGCTAAACAAAATTATGAAGGAAAAGGGACACTAA